The DNA sequence GCGGCGAGGAGATGGGGACGATCACCATGGTCGACGGCAGTCACCGGTGGGAGGAGATCGGCAACAACGACTCCACCGCCAAGCACTTCGCCGAGCGCGACAAGGAGGACCTGGAGGTGCTGCTGACCCGCAACGCGGAGTACAACGGCACGACGGTCCGCAAGATCCCCATGATCATCCCCAAGGGCCACATGAGCTTCCACCACTGCCGCACGTACCACGGCAGTGCGGGCAACCACAGCGACCGCCCACGTCGCGCCGTCTCCCTGCACCTGCAGGACGGCGAGAACGAGTTCCGCCCGTACGCGCTCAGCGACGGCACCGTCGTCGGCTACAACCACGACGAGCTGGTACGCACGACCCCCGACGGACGTCCCGACTACGCCGACCCGGATTACTGCCCGGTCCTCTGGCGCCGGTGATCGAACACAACCCTCCACATATCCAGGGAGAAAGCAATGTCGCGTTACGACTGGGGTCAGACACACCCGGGCATCACCCGGCTCGAAGAGGCGGTGAGTGACGCCCGCACCGGGGTCGTCACCCACCCCCTGTACGCCGCTCTCGACAACCACGAGGCGATCGTCACGTTCATGCAGCACCACGTCTTCGCGGTGTGGGACTTCATGTCCCTGCTGAAGTCGCTGCAGCGCAACCTGACCAGCGTCACCGTGCCGTGGATTCCGAGCGGCTTCACCGGCAGCCGCCGGCTCATCAACGACATCGTGCTGGTCGAGGAGAGCGACGAGCTGCAGGGCGGCTTCATCAGCCACTTCGAGCTCTACGTCGGCGGCATGGACCAGGCCGGCGCCGACACCAGCGTCATCAACCACTTCATCGACCTGCTGCGCACCGGCAGCACGGTCGAGTCGGCGCTGACCGAGGCGAACGTCAACCCGGTCTCGGCCGAGTTCGTGCGCACCACCTTCAAGTTCATCGAGACGCTGCCGATCCACTGCCAGGCGGCGGCGTTCGCGTTCGGCCGCGAGGACCTGATCCCGGACATGTTCCAGCAGGTCATCAAGGTGAACCAGGAGGGCGGCAAGCTCGACACGTTCGTCGACTACCTGGCCCGCCACATCGAGGTCGACGGCGAGGAGCACACGCCGATGGCCATGCAGATGGTCACCGACCTGTGCGGCGACGACGACACCAAGTGGGCGCAGGCCGCCGAGACCGTCAACGCCGCGCTGGCCGCGCGCCAGCAGCTGTGGACCGGCATCCTGGCCGCGATCAACGCGGGCTGAGGTCGTACCCCCCTTTTTCGATCGTGGCTCACAACCGGCACCCGCCGGTTGTGAGCCACGATCTACCGCACCGGAGCGAACGTGAACGAAGCACTGGCCCGCCGCAAACTACTGGGCATCCTCTCCGGCTCCTGGGTCGCCCAGGGCGTCTACGCCCTGGTCAAGCTCGGGGTGCCCGACCTGATGGCCGCCGGGCCGGTGCCGGTCGAGGCGCTGGCGCACCAGTGCGGCGCCGACCCCCGCGCGCTGGGCCGCCTGCTGCGCGCGCTGACCATGATGGGCCTGTTCACCCAGCCCTCCCCCGGCGTGTACGGCCTCACCGCCACCACCGAACTGCTGCGCGCCGACGTGCCCGGCTCGGTCCGGCTCAACGCGCTGATGCAGGGCGACCAGGTGTTCCGCTCCTTCGCCGAGATCATGCACACCATGCACACCGGCCGGCCCGCCTTCGAGGCGGTCTACGGCCGGGGCTTCTACGACTACCTGGGCGACGACCCCGAGGCCGCGGCGGTGTTCCACCAGTCCATGGCCGACGAGCAGCCGCCCGCGTCGCTGGACGCCTGCGACCTGGCCTGGGCCAGGACCGTCGTCGACGTCGGCGGCGGCAACGGCAACCTGCTCGCCCGCCTGCTGGAGCGGCAGCCGGACCTGCGCGCGGTGCTGGCCGAGCTGCCCGAGGCCGTCCTCGCCGCCCGCTCGCGGCTGGCCGAGGCGGGCCTGGCCGACCGGGTCGAGTTCCACGAGGGCAGCTTCTTCGACGGCGTGCCGGCCGGGGCCGACGCATACCTGCTGGCCCGGGTGCTGCACAACTGGAACGACGAGAACGCGCTGCGCATCCTGGCCCGGGTGCGGGCGGCGGTGCCGCCGCACGGGCGGATCGTGGTGCTGGAGGAGCTGCTGCCCGAGCAGGAGACCCCGAACCGGCCCGGGGCCGGGCTCGTCGACCTGCTGATGCTGGTCACCCAGGAGGGCCACGACCGCACCGAGGGCGAATACCGCGAGCTGCTGGTCAAGGCCGGATTCGAGATCGTCGCGGTACGGCGGGCCGACAGCTCGCCGACCTCGGGAGCACTGGAGGCGCGGCCGGTATGACAGACGAGTCGATGTACCGCACCATGCGGCTGATCCGCCGGTTCGAGGAGCGTTCCATCGAACTGGTGCATTCGGGGCACATCGTCGGCGGGATCCACCCGTACATCGGGCAGGAGGCGATCGCGGCCGGGGTGTGCGCGGCGCTGCGCGGCGACGACATCATCACCAGCACCCACCGCGGCCACGGCCACGTGCTGGCCAAGGGTGCCGACCCGGTGCGCATGCTGGCCGAGCTCACCGGCCGTGCCACGGGCCTCAACCAGGGCCGGGGCGGCTCGATGCACGCCGCCGACTTCAGCAAGGGCATCTACGGCGCCAACGGCATCGTCGGCGCGGGCGGCGCCATCGCCGCCGGGGCGGCCTGGGCGCACCGCAACGACGGCAGCGACCGGGTCACCGTCAGCTTCTTCGGCGACGGCGCGGTCAACCAGGGCGTGCTGCTGGAGGCGTTCAACCTGGCCGCCCTGTGGCGCCTGCCCGTGCTGTTCGTCTGCGAGAACAACGGGTACGCCACCACGCTCACCGTGGCCCAGGCCGTGGCGGGATCCATCACCGCCCGCGCCGAGGCGTTCGGCATCCCGTCGGTCAGCGTCGACGGCACCGACGCCCGTGCCGTGTACGACGCCGCCCGCGAAGCCGTCGAGCGCGGCCGCGCCGGGGGCGGCCCGAGCTTCATCGAGTGCACCGCGTACCGCTTCGACGCCCACCACACCTGGGAGCACAAGGCCCGGGTCCGCTA is a window from the Catellatospora sp. TT07R-123 genome containing:
- a CDS encoding thiamine pyrophosphate-dependent dehydrogenase E1 component subunit alpha, translating into MTDESMYRTMRLIRRFEERSIELVHSGHIVGGIHPYIGQEAIAAGVCAALRGDDIITSTHRGHGHVLAKGADPVRMLAELTGRATGLNQGRGGSMHAADFSKGIYGANGIVGAGGAIAAGAAWAHRNDGSDRVTVSFFGDGAVNQGVLLEAFNLAALWRLPVLFVCENNGYATTLTVAQAVAGSITARAEAFGIPSVSVDGTDARAVYDAAREAVERGRAGGGPSFIECTAYRFDAHHTWEHKARVRYRSDDEVAAGRSRDPLDVLDLPADVRGAIDAEIEALLAEAVAFALDSPAPDPAGALDHLYATGLRTRDGIGLLDSAVR
- a CDS encoding DUF3050 domain-containing protein; translated protein: MSRYDWGQTHPGITRLEEAVSDARTGVVTHPLYAALDNHEAIVTFMQHHVFAVWDFMSLLKSLQRNLTSVTVPWIPSGFTGSRRLINDIVLVEESDELQGGFISHFELYVGGMDQAGADTSVINHFIDLLRTGSTVESALTEANVNPVSAEFVRTTFKFIETLPIHCQAAAFAFGREDLIPDMFQQVIKVNQEGGKLDTFVDYLARHIEVDGEEHTPMAMQMVTDLCGDDDTKWAQAAETVNAALAARQQLWTGILAAINAG
- a CDS encoding methyltransferase, which translates into the protein MNEALARRKLLGILSGSWVAQGVYALVKLGVPDLMAAGPVPVEALAHQCGADPRALGRLLRALTMMGLFTQPSPGVYGLTATTELLRADVPGSVRLNALMQGDQVFRSFAEIMHTMHTGRPAFEAVYGRGFYDYLGDDPEAAAVFHQSMADEQPPASLDACDLAWARTVVDVGGGNGNLLARLLERQPDLRAVLAELPEAVLAARSRLAEAGLADRVEFHEGSFFDGVPAGADAYLLARVLHNWNDENALRILARVRAAVPPHGRIVVLEELLPEQETPNRPGAGLVDLLMLVTQEGHDRTEGEYRELLVKAGFEIVAVRRADSSPTSGALEARPV